The Eriocheir sinensis breed Jianghai 21 chromosome 9, ASM2467909v1, whole genome shotgun sequence genomic sequence TTTACCATAATTTGTGGAGTGGTTCATAAATAGTCTTAATGGCCGTGTTAGGAGCAGACATGCCGTGCAGGCCGCCCCGAGGCCCGGCACACTGATTGAGGGATAAATTAAAGCACCCAAGAagtattatattaatattatgattattattattattattattattatcattattatttttatttttatcattattataatttttatttttattgttgtggtcatcatcatttatcattataaatattaatataattattattgtcatcagtGTTTCTTTGCCTCCTAAGTGTTGATGCGCACCGAGAGAATACATGTGTAGAGAGCCTCCCTGCAGGCCAGCACAGGCCAGGCACAGGGGTGGGGGACATGCAGGTCGGGGGTTGCTGCCTGGCACAGGCTGGTGTGGGGACATACAGGTCGGGGGTTCCTGCCCGGCACATGCAGGTCGGGGGTTCCTGCCCAGCACAGGCTGGTGTGGGGACATGCAGGTCGGGGGTTCCTGCCCAGCACAGGCTGGTGTGGGGACATGCAGGTTGGGGGTTCCTGCCCAGCACAGGCTGGTGTGGGGACATGCAGGTCGGGGGTTCCTGCCCGGCACAGGCTGGTGTGGGGACATGCAGGTCGGGGGTTCCTGCCCAGCACAGGCTGGTGTGGGGACATGCAGGTCGGGGGTTCCTGCCCAGCACAGGCTGGTGTGGGGACATGCAGGTCGGGGGTTCCTGCCCGGCACAGGCTGGGGTGGGGGACATGCAGGTCGCTGGTTCCTGCCCAGCACAGGCTGGGGTAGGGGACATGCAGGCCGGGGTCCTGCCCAGCACAGGCCCAGGGCGTGGGCACAGACACGGCCAGCACACAGCTGTGGCCAAGGCCACAACTTCCCTACCCTGCATGGAAAGCCGCCCCCTCAGAACCCTGTGTCGGCACCTTCCAGCTGTCCGTACACCTGGGATCTGAGGTCTGGGCCGGCctgcaggagaggagaggaagagagcaagacATTGAAAGCAGAGAAGCAAAAGGtggaagggatagaagaggagagagggagaaaagaaaggtttATTAATTTCTTCATGGATAATTTCATAAACATATTtctacacacacatattgcaagtcAGGTTAAAgattttacgagagagagagagagagagagagagagagagatcccataatgaacaccactgagtgctggGGATCAAACCCAGGCCCTCTGagcagaagtcagggcagcaaaccaacCACGCCACCGATGAGCTGAAAGGTCACTGCGCCAGAAGCCACTGCTATGGCCAATAACTGACACCCCAGCCCGCTCACACTCGTGACTGTCGGAAACACTTTTAATCAACTCCTCATGGCACATACGGTGTATAtaaacattagagaaactgtattaacacagtgaaaataccCCATAATGAACACTCATTGGTGGTGTAGTtagtttgctgccctgacttctactcggAAGGCCCGGGTTcaatccccggcactcagtggtgttcattatgggATAGTTTCACTGTGTTAATAGTTTATCcaagagagaaggatgctggaaatgctgagagagagagagagagagagagggagagagaaggatgctggaaatgatgagagagagagagggagagagaaggatgctggaaatgatgagagagagagggagagagaaggatgctggaaatgatgagagagagagaattacatatattacatagaaaatcagaccacacagaccccatggtccaaactaggtggtctgtccttcaaCCTAAATGAATCTACACTAAtaagatggctccaaaacattgcttttctactctagttaatattaagttgaaggaagtgacggtcgagcttgtttttaaaggcgtcaatcgtgttacactggaccactgatggcgggagcttattccattctcgcactacaac encodes the following:
- the LOC126996255 gene encoding uncharacterized protein LOC126996255; translation: MQGREVVALATAVCWPCLCPRPGPVLGRTPACMSPTPACAGQEPATCMSPTPACAGQEPPTCMSPHQPVLGRNPRPACPHTSLCWAGTPDLHVPTPACAGQEPPTCMSPHQPVLGRNPQPACPHTSLCWAGTPDLHVPTPACAGQEPPTCMCRAGTPDLEALYTCILSVRINT